A window of Flavobacterium flavigenum contains these coding sequences:
- a CDS encoding DUF4442 domain-containing protein, with protein MAVSVSKFNKFVLFKLPSAYFCGVRVKAIDQNSCTVTVKHRWINQNPFNSMYFAVQAMAAELTTGALVISQIQESGRKISMLVANNKGNFTKKATGRITFVCNDGHLIADAIRKTIKTGEGQTFWMKSIGTNEEGVQVSEMDFEWSVRLK; from the coding sequence ATGGCAGTTTCAGTTTCTAAGTTCAATAAATTTGTGTTGTTCAAATTACCTTCGGCTTACTTTTGCGGGGTACGTGTTAAAGCTATTGATCAAAACAGCTGTACGGTAACAGTAAAACACAGATGGATCAATCAAAATCCTTTTAACTCTATGTATTTTGCAGTTCAGGCAATGGCAGCAGAATTAACAACCGGTGCTTTGGTAATCTCACAAATTCAGGAAAGCGGAAGGAAAATTTCAATGCTGGTTGCCAACAATAAAGGAAACTTCACCAAAAAAGCCACTGGCAGAATTACATTTGTTTGCAATGACGGTCATTTAATTGCAGATGCTATCAGGAAAACAATCAAAACCGGAGAAGGGCAGACGTTCTGGATGAAATCCATAGGGACAAATGAAGAAGGTGTTCAGGTTTCTGAAATGGATTTTGAGTGGAGCGTTCGTTTGAAATGA
- a CDS encoding DUF4870 domain-containing protein produces the protein MEKTPEKNTAAFTHLSTLSQYIIPFGNYIFPLIIWTSYKDKSEFTDHHGKQALNFQLSLLLYTLVLALIAIPIFITVVLQNLPIEAIINDEDFVIRNFNFEGNIGLLSVGATAVLLFGVLKFVEFFLVIYASIKASNGELYKYPLTIPFIK, from the coding sequence ATGGAAAAAACACCAGAAAAGAACACAGCAGCATTTACTCATTTGAGTACTTTAAGTCAGTACATTATTCCGTTTGGGAATTATATTTTTCCGCTTATCATCTGGACGAGCTATAAAGATAAATCTGAATTTACAGACCACCACGGAAAACAGGCTTTGAATTTTCAGTTAAGCTTATTGCTGTACACTTTGGTTTTAGCACTTATTGCAATCCCGATTTTTATAACTGTGGTTTTACAAAATCTTCCAATCGAAGCGATTATTAACGATGAAGATTTTGTTATTAGAAATTTTAATTTTGAAGGAAATATTGGTCTTTTAAGTGTTGGTGCAACAGCCGTTTTACTTTTTGGGGTTTTGAAGTTTGTTGAATTCTTTTTAGTGATTTATGCTTCGATAAAAGCTTCGAACGGAGAATTATACAAATATCCGCTAACAATTCCTTTTATAAAGTAA
- a CDS encoding PadR family transcriptional regulator: MNIENTKAQMRKGVLEFCILSVLKEKDAYTSEILDTLKNAKLLVVEGTVYPLLTRLKNDGLLNYRWEESTSGPPRKYYGLTEIGQTFLNELSGTWTELSDAVKLITNQNQ; encoded by the coding sequence ATGAACATTGAAAACACAAAAGCACAGATGCGCAAAGGTGTTCTTGAGTTTTGCATCTTATCTGTATTAAAAGAAAAAGACGCATATACATCTGAAATATTAGACACTTTAAAAAACGCAAAATTATTAGTTGTTGAGGGAACTGTTTATCCTTTACTAACCAGACTAAAAAACGACGGTTTACTGAATTATCGCTGGGAAGAATCGACCTCAGGGCCACCAAGAAAATATTATGGTTTAACCGAAATAGGGCAAACATTTTTAAATGAATTAAGCGGAACCTGGACAGAATTATCAGATGCCGTAAAACTAATCACCAATCAAAATCAATAA
- a CDS encoding PspC domain-containing protein, with protein MNKTVNINLGGMFFHIDEDAYLKLTRYFDAIKRSLNNSSGQDEIIKDIEMRVSELLTEKQKSEKHVVGLKDVDEVIAVMGQPEDYRLEDEGSTNHSFNYDNRKHKKLYRDKEKGMIGGVATGLGHYFGVDAVWIKIVFLIFVFAGFGTGILAYFVLWVVTPEAVTTSEKLEMTGEPVTISNIEKKVREEIDSLSDKFKNADYDKMGNQVKSGAERISSSFGDFVMTVFKIFAKFLGVILIMSGVTVLILLLIGVFTLGTNVFLDFPWENFIEAGNFTDYPIWSFGLLMFFAVGIPFFFLTLLGFKLLSPNTKTIGNIAKYTLLAIWIIAVAIAISIGIKQATEISYDNKTVEKKAINITPNDTLYVKFRYNDYYAKDLDHHKEFEFVQDSANNALIYSNDVRLHVLHTDQAAPYLQIEKSARGNSFTSAKKRAEKINYNIDIKGNYLILDNYFLTDVKNKFRGQEVDVFLYLPEGQLFKPDSSIQDYDDSENDFFNLHFSGNYNYKVEGSKIKCLNCPADEDEDNDFEEDTIANDTVKEVSIKINGEEVLNAKKGKGKLTTDKNGVIIKIN; from the coding sequence ATGAACAAAACAGTAAATATTAACTTAGGCGGTATGTTTTTTCACATCGATGAAGATGCATATTTAAAATTGACACGCTATTTTGACGCTATAAAAAGATCATTGAACAACTCATCCGGACAAGATGAAATTATTAAGGACATTGAAATGCGTGTTTCTGAACTTTTAACAGAAAAACAGAAGAGCGAAAAACATGTTGTTGGCTTAAAAGATGTTGACGAGGTGATTGCGGTAATGGGACAGCCTGAAGATTACAGACTTGAAGACGAAGGAAGTACTAATCATTCTTTTAATTATGACAACAGAAAACACAAAAAATTATACCGTGATAAAGAAAAAGGTATGATTGGCGGTGTTGCTACAGGTTTAGGACACTATTTTGGAGTTGATGCTGTATGGATTAAAATCGTGTTCTTAATATTTGTTTTTGCAGGTTTCGGAACCGGAATTTTAGCTTATTTCGTATTATGGGTTGTAACTCCTGAGGCGGTTACAACTTCAGAAAAACTGGAAATGACAGGAGAACCGGTAACAATTTCTAACATCGAAAAGAAAGTTCGTGAAGAGATTGACTCATTGTCTGATAAATTTAAAAATGCAGATTATGACAAAATGGGAAATCAGGTAAAGTCTGGAGCTGAGAGAATAAGTAGTTCATTTGGAGACTTTGTTATGACGGTTTTTAAAATCTTCGCAAAATTTTTAGGGGTCATTCTTATTATGTCCGGAGTTACTGTCTTAATACTATTACTAATTGGAGTCTTCACTTTAGGGACAAATGTTTTTCTTGATTTCCCTTGGGAAAACTTTATTGAAGCCGGAAATTTTACTGATTATCCAATCTGGTCATTCGGTTTATTAATGTTCTTTGCCGTTGGAATTCCGTTTTTCTTTTTGACGCTTTTGGGTTTCAAATTGTTGTCCCCAAATACAAAAACTATCGGAAATATTGCAAAATATACTCTGTTAGCGATTTGGATTATTGCTGTTGCCATTGCAATCAGTATCGGAATCAAACAGGCTACTGAAATATCATACGATAATAAAACAGTAGAGAAAAAAGCAATCAACATTACTCCTAATGACACACTATATGTAAAGTTTAGATATAATGATTACTATGCCAAAGACTTAGATCATCATAAAGAGTTTGAGTTTGTACAGGATTCTGCCAATAATGCTTTAATTTACTCAAATGATGTTCGTTTACACGTATTGCATACCGACCAGGCTGCGCCTTATTTACAAATAGAAAAAAGCGCCAGAGGAAACTCGTTTACAAGTGCTAAAAAAAGAGCAGAAAAAATCAATTATAATATTGATATTAAAGGAAATTACTTAATTTTGGATAATTATTTTCTTACAGACGTAAAAAATAAATTCAGAGGTCAGGAAGTAGATGTTTTTTTATATTTGCCAGAAGGACAGTTATTTAAGCCAGATTCTTCTATACAGGATTATGATGACTCTGAAAATGATTTTTTCAATTTACACTTTAGCGGTAACTATAACTATAAAGTAGAAGGTTCTAAAATAAAATGTCTGAACTGTCCAGCTGATGAGGATGAAGACAATGATTTTGAAGAAGATACTATAGCAAATGATACTGTAAAAGAAGTTTCGATTAAAATTAACGGGGAAGAAGTTTTAAATGCAAAAAAAGGCAAAGGGAAATTAACCACTGATAAAAACGGAGTTATTATCAAAATTAACTAA
- a CDS encoding head GIN domain-containing protein, with product MIKIIIHITKFIIATITALLFASCNFNINSIEGSGNVTTEKRIVQGDFKNVSVSNAIDLVIEQSDATEIIVEADDNIQKEITTKVENGTLIISCKFSSFNNVTKKVTVKMPVIDKIEASSASSVHSKNVLQGENIRLDASSASTIDVNIESDNISFESGSGSTINVQGKALKIKTSASSGSSINAEKLFANEVEAEASSGASINVHPILRLKADASSGSSINYDSSPKTIEKSENSGGSISQG from the coding sequence ATGATAAAAATAATCATTCATATTACGAAATTCATTATTGCCACTATCACTGCATTATTGTTTGCCTCATGTAATTTTAATATAAACTCAATTGAAGGCAGCGGAAATGTTACTACCGAAAAAAGAATTGTTCAGGGCGATTTTAAAAATGTATCTGTCAGCAATGCGATAGATTTAGTAATTGAACAATCTGATGCTACAGAAATTATCGTTGAAGCAGACGATAATATCCAAAAAGAGATTACAACTAAAGTTGAAAACGGAACTTTGATCATTTCATGCAAATTCAGTTCGTTTAACAATGTAACCAAAAAAGTTACTGTAAAAATGCCGGTTATTGACAAAATCGAAGCTTCGAGCGCCTCATCTGTACACAGCAAAAATGTACTTCAGGGAGAAAATATACGTCTGGATGCATCAAGTGCTTCTACAATAGATGTTAATATTGAATCTGACAATATCTCTTTTGAATCCGGAAGTGGCAGTACCATAAATGTACAAGGAAAAGCATTAAAAATTAAAACATCAGCTTCTAGCGGCTCCAGCATTAATGCAGAGAAATTATTTGCAAACGAAGTTGAAGCAGAAGCGTCAAGCGGAGCCAGCATAAATGTGCATCCTATTTTACGATTAAAAGCAGATGCATCAAGCGGATCAAGCATTAATTATGATTCATCTCCTAAAACAATAGAAAAATCTGAAAATTCAGGAGGAAGCATCAGTCAGGGATAA
- a CDS encoding GIN domain-containing protein, with product MKKNTVLFLLLLVTTLTFAQKREKIKGSKIVTTSIKEVGDFDALEVDDNIEVYLERGEKNEIKIEADDNLHDIIGMDLREKTLRLYTSKESTIFKKLSVRITYTKSLSKVITKNDAIVYAIQELQLDDIAFNSFDYSKLFLNVNAKKFSLVSDDKSKSEINLKADEAALQLSKSSSIKSLVSAIKFKCDLYQKANAVIEGVAEKGSVRIDNNSVFTGTKFNIKEASFTAENNATGTVMAEISISLAIGDKAEVSLLGKPKIELTRFSEEAKLIKKIK from the coding sequence ATGAAAAAAAATACAGTCTTGTTCTTACTACTATTAGTTACAACTTTAACTTTTGCCCAAAAGAGAGAAAAAATAAAAGGTTCTAAAATTGTTACCACATCTATAAAAGAAGTTGGTGATTTTGATGCTCTTGAAGTAGATGATAATATTGAAGTGTATCTGGAGAGAGGCGAAAAAAACGAAATAAAAATCGAAGCCGATGATAATTTACACGACATTATTGGAATGGATTTAAGAGAAAAAACACTTCGTTTGTATACTTCAAAAGAGTCTACAATTTTTAAAAAATTATCAGTAAGGATTACTTATACAAAATCATTATCAAAAGTAATTACTAAAAATGACGCTATAGTCTATGCTATTCAGGAACTTCAGTTAGATGATATTGCATTTAACAGTTTTGATTATTCTAAATTATTTCTGAATGTCAATGCGAAGAAATTCAGTTTAGTTTCCGATGATAAATCAAAATCGGAAATAAATTTAAAAGCAGATGAAGCGGCTTTACAATTAAGCAAAAGCTCCTCAATAAAATCTTTAGTTTCTGCAATTAAATTCAAATGCGATTTATACCAGAAAGCAAACGCTGTAATTGAAGGTGTAGCTGAAAAAGGAAGTGTTCGTATAGATAATAATTCCGTTTTTACCGGAACAAAGTTTAACATAAAAGAAGCCAGTTTTACTGCCGAAAATAATGCAACAGGAACCGTAATGGCAGAAATTTCGATTTCACTTGCCATTGGAGACAAAGCTGAAGTTTCGCTTTTAGGAAAACCAAAAATAGAACTTACTCGTTTTAGTGAAGAAGCCAAATTGATTAAGAAGATTAAATAA
- the trxB gene encoding thioredoxin-disulfide reductase produces the protein MSDTIEKIKCLIIGSGPAGYTAAIYAARANMNPVLYQGMQPGGQLTTTNEVENFPGYVDGVTGPEMMIQLQEQAKRFGADIRDGWATKVDFSGDIHKVWINDKIELHCETVIISTGASAKYLGLPSEQHYLNMGGGVSACAVCDGFFYRNQEVVIVGAGDSACEEAHYLSKLCKKVTMLVRSEKFRASKIMEERVRKTENIEILMNHDTVEVLGDGNVVHAIKALNKTTAEVIEIPATGFFVAIGHKPNTDIFKDYITLDETGYIINVPGTSKTNVEGVFVAGDAADHVYRQAITAAGTGCMAALDAERYLAAKE, from the coding sequence ATGTCAGATACAATCGAAAAAATTAAATGCCTTATTATTGGTTCTGGTCCGGCAGGCTATACTGCTGCTATTTATGCTGCCAGAGCAAATATGAACCCGGTTTTATATCAGGGAATGCAGCCAGGAGGTCAGTTGACAACGACTAATGAAGTTGAAAATTTTCCGGGTTATGTTGATGGGGTTACAGGACCGGAAATGATGATTCAGTTACAGGAACAGGCAAAACGTTTTGGGGCGGATATACGTGACGGATGGGCTACAAAGGTTGATTTTTCAGGAGATATTCATAAAGTTTGGATTAACGATAAGATAGAATTGCACTGTGAAACCGTGATTATTTCAACCGGTGCTTCAGCTAAATATCTGGGACTCCCATCAGAGCAGCATTATCTGAATATGGGTGGGGGAGTTTCTGCCTGTGCGGTTTGTGATGGGTTCTTCTACCGTAATCAGGAAGTGGTGATTGTAGGAGCAGGTGATTCTGCCTGTGAAGAAGCGCATTATTTGTCAAAACTTTGTAAAAAAGTGACAATGCTGGTAAGAAGCGAAAAATTCAGGGCTTCTAAAATTATGGAGGAGCGTGTTCGTAAAACTGAAAATATTGAGATTTTAATGAATCATGATACCGTAGAAGTTTTAGGTGACGGAAATGTAGTACATGCTATTAAAGCTTTAAATAAAACTACTGCAGAAGTTATTGAAATTCCTGCTACAGGATTTTTCGTAGCTATTGGTCACAAACCAAATACAGATATATTTAAAGATTATATCACACTTGACGAAACTGGTTACATTATTAATGTTCCGGGAACATCTAAAACAAATGTTGAGGGTGTTTTTGTAGCAGGTGATGCTGCAGACCATGTATATCGTCAGGCGATTACAGCTGCGGGTACTGGATGTATGGCTGCACTTGATGCTGAACGTTATTTGGCTGCTAAAGAATAA
- a CDS encoding cation:proton antiporter produces the protein MSSQLFSGIAVLSCVVLFLILLLRRFKQPYFIAYIVSGVLLGPNVLNIIHAPEVVADLGEIGIVLLMFSIGADIDLRHFSQNFYEPFLIALVQIVLSFICIYLIGGKAEWTLNTIVLLSFVISLSSSAIVFQYLERTGEIKSQLGIITCGVLLVQDILVIPMILSLNFISGTNITVFELVKVCIGGVLILLFLRAAIRKKLFQIPMRREIIADHDLQVFIGFCICFGMAWFSSWFGLSPAFGAFAGGIIIGQDKATRWLGKALIPFRVFFMAFFFLAIGLQLDINFVSNNVGIIILIAITVLVINSFINTILFKVTGNNLRDSLYGGGLLSQIGEFSFVLVTLAASLGLVDSYIHQITLSVITFTMLFSSIWLTIIQRLIYQLPVISEDNH, from the coding sequence ATGTCCTCACAATTATTCTCAGGAATAGCTGTGCTTTCCTGTGTGGTTTTATTCCTAATTCTGTTACTGCGCCGTTTTAAACAGCCTTATTTTATTGCTTATATAGTATCTGGTGTACTTCTAGGTCCTAATGTTTTAAATATAATTCACGCTCCTGAAGTAGTGGCAGATCTGGGAGAAATAGGAATTGTACTTTTGATGTTTTCCATAGGTGCTGATATAGATTTACGCCACTTTAGCCAAAACTTTTACGAACCCTTTCTTATTGCTTTAGTCCAGATTGTATTAAGTTTTATATGTATATATTTAATAGGAGGGAAGGCTGAATGGACATTGAATACAATAGTACTACTGTCGTTTGTAATAAGTCTGAGCAGTTCTGCAATAGTTTTTCAATATTTGGAAAGGACCGGAGAAATTAAAAGTCAGTTGGGGATTATAACTTGTGGAGTACTTTTAGTACAAGATATATTGGTTATTCCTATGATTTTATCCCTGAATTTTATCTCGGGCACTAACATAACTGTTTTCGAGCTTGTAAAAGTATGTATAGGTGGAGTACTAATACTACTATTCCTGAGAGCTGCAATTAGGAAAAAGCTTTTTCAGATTCCTATGCGGAGAGAAATAATTGCCGATCATGATCTGCAAGTTTTTATTGGTTTTTGCATCTGTTTTGGAATGGCCTGGTTTAGTTCATGGTTTGGGCTTTCTCCAGCATTTGGGGCATTTGCAGGCGGAATCATAATTGGTCAGGATAAAGCAACACGATGGCTTGGAAAAGCATTAATTCCTTTCAGGGTTTTCTTTATGGCTTTCTTTTTTCTTGCTATTGGATTGCAGCTTGACATCAACTTTGTCAGTAACAATGTGGGTATAATTATCCTGATTGCAATCACTGTTTTAGTGATTAACAGTTTTATTAATACCATACTTTTTAAGGTTACCGGAAATAATTTGCGAGACAGTCTTTATGGAGGAGGGCTTCTTTCACAAATTGGAGAATTCAGCTTCGTACTGGTAACTCTCGCTGCTTCCCTTGGGCTTGTTGATAGCTATATACATCAGATTACGCTTTCTGTGATAACTTTCACGATGCTGTTTTCAAGTATATGGCTGACAATTATACAGAGGTTAATCTACCAATTGCCTGTTATATCAGAAGATAATCATTGA
- a CDS encoding Hsp20/alpha crystallin family protein: MNLIKRNGNQLNGLPRTFFDDVFGRELFNWESNNFSTTSTTLPSVNIKETSDNYEVEVAAPGLDKNDFKVTLDGNLLTISSEKQNQHTTEQENFTRREFSYQSFQRSFELPKNVVDEDKISARYENGLLHLSIPKKEEAKQRPPRMIEIA, from the coding sequence ATGAATCTTATCAAGAGAAACGGAAACCAGCTTAATGGTTTGCCACGTACGTTTTTTGATGACGTTTTTGGCCGTGAGCTTTTCAATTGGGAAAGCAACAATTTTTCAACTACAAGCACTACGCTGCCATCAGTAAACATCAAAGAAACTTCAGATAATTATGAAGTAGAAGTAGCTGCCCCTGGTCTGGACAAAAATGACTTCAAAGTAACACTTGACGGTAACCTGTTGACTATTTCATCAGAGAAACAAAATCAACACACTACAGAACAGGAGAATTTTACTCGTAGGGAATTCAGCTACCAGTCATTCCAGAGAAGTTTTGAACTTCCTAAAAACGTGGTAGACGAGGACAAAATCAGTGCCCGTTATGAAAATGGACTTCTCCATTTATCTATTCCAAAAAAAGAAGAGGCTAAGCAAAGACCTCCAAGAATGATCGAAATTGCTTAA
- a CDS encoding ParA family protein, which produces MGKIIAIANQKGGVGKTTTSVNLAASLGVLEKKVLLIDADPQANATSGLGIDVETVETGTYQILEHTVTPKEAILKCTAPNVDVIPAHIDLVAIEIELVDKENREYMLKKALEEAKKEYDFIIIDCAPSLGLLTLNALTAADSVVIPIQCEYFALEGLGKLLNTIKSIQKIHNPDLDIEGLLLTMYDSRLRLSNQVVEEVQKHFNDMVFETVIQRNVKLSEAPSFGESIINYDATSKGAVNYINLAQEIIKKNSK; this is translated from the coding sequence ATGGGCAAAATCATTGCTATTGCTAATCAAAAAGGAGGCGTTGGAAAAACTACTACATCAGTAAATCTTGCTGCCTCATTAGGTGTTTTAGAGAAAAAAGTTTTATTGATCGATGCTGATCCTCAAGCCAATGCCACTTCTGGTCTTGGAATTGATGTGGAAACAGTTGAAACCGGAACTTACCAGATTCTTGAACACACTGTAACACCAAAAGAAGCTATTCTAAAATGTACAGCTCCAAATGTTGACGTGATACCTGCTCACATTGATCTTGTTGCGATCGAAATTGAGCTGGTTGATAAAGAAAACCGTGAATACATGCTTAAAAAAGCATTAGAAGAAGCTAAAAAAGAGTATGATTTCATCATAATCGACTGTGCACCTTCTTTAGGATTATTAACTTTAAATGCTTTAACAGCTGCTGATTCTGTAGTTATTCCGATTCAGTGTGAATATTTTGCACTTGAAGGATTAGGAAAGCTATTGAACACTATTAAAAGTATTCAGAAAATACATAATCCTGACCTGGATATTGAAGGATTACTACTAACCATGTATGATTCAAGATTACGTTTGTCAAATCAGGTTGTTGAAGAGGTTCAAAAGCACTTTAACGATATGGTTTTTGAAACCGTTATTCAGCGAAATGTAAAATTAAGTGAAGCCCCAAGTTTTGGAGAAAGCATCATTAATTATGACGCAACAAGCAAAGGAGCAGTGAATTACATTAATTTAGCTCAGGAAATTATAAAGAAAAACAGCAAATAG
- a CDS encoding ParB/RepB/Spo0J family partition protein, with translation MTKAIKKQALGRGLSALLKDPENDITSVEDKNADKVVGNIIELEISAIEINPFQPRSNFNEESLRELATSIKELGVIQPITVRKLDFNKYQLISGERRLRASTLIGLTHIPAYIRIANDNESLVMALVENIQRHDLDPIEIALSYQRLMDEIQLTQEQMSERVGKKRSTIANYLRLLKLDPIIQTGIRDGFISMGHGRAIINIEDLDIQTDIYQKIVSQNLSVRETETLVKNYHESLQPKAEGKPKIASSFVVKETQKNTFNDYFGSKVDIKVAGNGKGKITIPFNSEADFNRIIKLING, from the coding sequence ATGACAAAAGCAATTAAAAAACAAGCCTTAGGGAGAGGATTATCAGCATTATTAAAAGATCCGGAAAATGACATTACATCAGTAGAAGACAAAAATGCTGACAAAGTTGTTGGAAACATCATTGAGCTTGAAATAAGTGCTATCGAAATAAATCCGTTTCAGCCCAGAAGTAATTTCAATGAGGAATCTTTACGTGAATTAGCCACTTCTATTAAAGAACTTGGTGTAATTCAACCTATTACTGTTCGAAAATTAGATTTTAATAAATACCAGTTAATTTCCGGAGAGCGTCGTTTGCGTGCTTCGACTTTGATAGGCTTAACACATATTCCTGCTTACATCCGTATTGCTAATGATAATGAATCATTGGTAATGGCTTTGGTTGAAAACATTCAGCGTCATGACTTAGACCCTATTGAGATTGCTCTTTCATACCAGCGTCTGATGGATGAAATTCAGCTAACTCAAGAACAAATGAGTGAACGTGTTGGTAAAAAACGTTCTACGATTGCCAATTATTTACGTCTTCTAAAATTAGACCCAATCATTCAGACAGGTATCCGCGATGGCTTTATCAGTATGGGGCACGGAAGAGCTATTATCAATATTGAAGATCTGGACATTCAGACCGATATTTACCAAAAAATAGTGAGTCAAAACCTATCAGTACGTGAAACTGAGACTTTAGTTAAAAATTATCACGAAAGCCTGCAGCCCAAAGCTGAAGGAAAACCAAAAATAGCTTCTTCATTTGTAGTTAAAGAAACGCAAAAAAACACATTCAATGACTATTTTGGTTCAAAAGTTGATATAAAAGTTGCCGGAAACGGAAAAGGAAAAATTACAATTCCGTTTAACTCAGAAGCCGACTTTAACAGAATTATAAAATTAATAAACGGATAG
- a CDS encoding DUF5683 domain-containing protein: MNKIVPITLLFFLSGTVSFFAQAKQETVLVAKDTSKLEEIDPLRPAKAAFYSAILPGLGQAYNKKYWKIPLVYGAIGTSMYFYLDNQKKYREARNEYKRRLEGYEPSEKFARLDDSRLIAAQKFYQRNRDLSSLFVVGFYALNIIDANVDASLIQFNVNERLSVRPEIYPTDVTFKPNVGLTFNYNF, encoded by the coding sequence GTGAATAAAATTGTCCCCATAACTCTATTGTTCTTTCTATCAGGAACCGTCTCTTTTTTTGCTCAGGCAAAACAAGAAACGGTTTTAGTCGCTAAAGACACTTCCAAATTAGAAGAAATAGACCCGCTGAGACCAGCAAAAGCTGCCTTCTACTCGGCAATTTTACCAGGCTTAGGACAGGCATACAATAAAAAATACTGGAAAATCCCTTTGGTATATGGCGCAATTGGCACCAGTATGTATTTTTATCTTGATAATCAAAAAAAATATCGAGAAGCAAGAAATGAATACAAAAGAAGACTAGAAGGTTATGAACCAAGCGAAAAATTTGCGAGGCTTGATGACTCCCGTCTTATTGCAGCCCAAAAGTTTTATCAGCGTAATCGCGATTTATCCTCATTGTTTGTCGTTGGTTTTTATGCTTTAAATATCATTGATGCTAATGTTGATGCTTCACTGATACAATTTAATGTGAATGAAAGATTATCTGTACGCCCGGAAATCTACCCTACAGATGTAACTTTTAAACCAAATGTAGGACTAACTTTTAATTACAACTTTTAA
- the dapB gene encoding 4-hydroxy-tetrahydrodipicolinate reductase produces the protein MKIALLGYGKMGQVIERIALERGHEIVLKKDEFNTYDGLSTADVAIDFSVPTAAVANISSCFHANVPVVSGTTGWLEHYDEVEALCNEKQGGFISSSNFSLGVNIFFGLNEYLAKIMSQFDSYKVSMEEIHHTQKLDAPSGTAISLAKGVIENSAYANWTMEDPKSNEIHIEAKRIGDVPGTHTVTYDSIVDSIELKHTAHNREGFALGAVIAAEWLAGKKGIYTMKDVLNLESK, from the coding sequence ATGAAAATTGCACTTTTAGGATACGGAAAAATGGGCCAGGTAATCGAAAGAATTGCTCTGGAGAGAGGGCATGAAATTGTCCTGAAAAAAGACGAATTCAATACATATGACGGTCTTTCAACAGCGGATGTTGCTATCGATTTCAGTGTTCCCACAGCTGCTGTAGCTAATATTTCAAGTTGCTTTCATGCCAATGTTCCGGTAGTTTCAGGAACAACAGGCTGGTTAGAACATTATGATGAAGTGGAAGCTCTTTGCAACGAAAAACAAGGTGGCTTCATCTCTAGTTCAAACTTTAGTTTAGGCGTTAATATTTTTTTCGGCTTGAATGAATATCTGGCTAAAATTATGAGTCAGTTTGATTCTTACAAAGTATCAATGGAAGAAATTCACCATACTCAAAAGTTAGATGCACCAAGCGGAACAGCTATTTCATTAGCAAAAGGTGTCATTGAAAACAGTGCTTATGCAAATTGGACAATGGAAGATCCGAAGTCAAATGAAATTCATATTGAAGCTAAAAGAATTGGTGATGTTCCAGGAACACATACTGTAACTTACGATTCTATAGTTGACAGCATCGAATTAAAACATACTGCCCATAATCGTGAAGGCTTTGCCCTTGGAGCTGTTATTGCCGCTGAATGGCTTGCTGGCAAAAAAGGAATCTACACGATGAAAGACGTTTTAAATCTGGAATCTAAATAA